In Castanea sativa cultivar Marrone di Chiusa Pesio chromosome 6, ASM4071231v1, a single window of DNA contains:
- the LOC142639530 gene encoding uncharacterized protein LOC142639530: MSDPASEAAAFFTHFDQHEVNNLDPTDFWGSGPLYVDFHGIRIPEDYASHLVAIYSSRGDFMREFRYGRSTREHFLKLLRSVMNDIEHNFVDTISTERILQWRAEIQELVSVGFVVEFILYHLREIARAFFMRNFQPAIDAIDTRLEVLKKEVANLEGRRERLVSSIGGSSRFGDQTFIFRIH, translated from the coding sequence ATGTCGGATCCAGCGAGTGAGGCTGCAGCCTTCTTCACCCACTTCGACCAACACGAGGTTAACAACCTTGATCCTACAGATTTCTGGGGTTCCGGTCCTCTCTATGTCGACTTCCATGGCATTAGGATACCTGAGGATTACGCTTCCCACCTCGTGGCGATTTATAGTAGCCGTGGTGACTTTATGCGAGAATTCCGGTACGGTCGTTCTACCAGGGAGCATTTTCTAAAGCTGCTAAGGAGTGTAATGAACGACATCGAGCATAACTTTGTTGACACGATTTCAACTGAGAGGATCCTGCAGTGGAGGGCAGAGATTCAGGAGCTTGTCAGTGTGGGGTTTGTTGTAGAGTTCATCTTGTACCATCTCCGTGAGATTGCTCGTGCCTTTTTTATGAGGAATTTTCAGCCTGCCATTGATGCCATTGACACACGCCTTGAGGTCCTGAAGAAGGAGGTGGCAAACTTAGAGGGTCGTCGTGAGCGCCTCGTTTCTAGCATTGGTGGTTCTAGCCGTTTTGGTGACCAGACTTTTATCTTTAGAATTCACTAA
- the LOC142639531 gene encoding uncharacterized protein LOC142639531 has product MHLPDALWAYINSSKSATGFSPFSLVYGTEVISLAEIMTPYLQVMQMKEKEKEKKVFVVEKYEELEGLDEKREEAQEHNRRYRRRMIEAYGRMTKERVFAEGKIVLKVTDYVGRGMAGPSKFAPKWEGPFVIREAHPTRYYCLTQTDGKDLMDPINGKWLKCYYA; this is encoded by the coding sequence ATGCATCTGCCAGATGCCCTTTGGGCCTATATAAACTCGTCGAAGTCAGCCACAGGATTTTCACCTTTCTCTTTGGTCTACGGAACAGAAGTGATAAGCCTAGCAGAAATAATGACCCCTTACCTACAGGTTATGCaaatgaaggaaaaagaaaaggagaagaagGTCTTTGTAGTAGAAAAGTATGAGGAATTAGAAGGGCTTgatgagaagagagaagaagctCAGGAACACAACCGCAGATATAGGCGAAGGATGATAGAAGCTTATGGCAGGATGACTAAAGAAAGGGTATTCGCAGAAGGGAAAATCGTGTTAAAGGTGACAGATTATGTCGGGAGAGGCATGGCAGGACCATCTAAGTTTGCACCAAAATGGGAAGGACCCTTTGTGATAAGGGAGGCGCATCCCACTAGGTATTACTGCTTAACCCAGACGGATGGCAAGGACTTGATGGACCCAATCAATGGGAAGTGGCTAAAATGTTATTATGCATAG
- the LOC142639532 gene encoding GDSL esterase/lipase 1-like: protein MGLRFYLCFLALFSTFFISTLGLGHLCLPEEHVALFIFGDSVFDARNNNYINTITDYQANYEPYGENFFKYSTGRFSDGRIIPDFIAEFANLLFITPYLHPGYHRYTDGANFASAGAGALAETHQEMVIDLKSQLNNFKNLESLLSKELGDAEAKKLLFKAVYIINMGSNDYAVPFTRNSSIFQSYTPEEYVDMVIINLTFVIEEIYKKGGRKFGFPNLPPLGCLPLARALIPGNTGACKQELTALAILHNKALSEVLQKLENELNGFKYSITDTYTILSERINSPLKYGFKEGNIACCGIGPYKGINSCGGKRSVKEYELCKNASEYLFFDTGHISEKAYQQFAEQMWSGTLNVTGPYNLKELFEYIKSVVHSYIPHRCQKQKMSGANNENIKEQELTENTVKNQVDGDSSVKLEY from the exons atgGGCTTAAGGTTCTACTTGTGTTTCTTGGCTTTGTTTTCAACCTTTTTTATCTCAACCCTCGGCCTTGGTCACCTTTGCCTGCCAGAAGAACATGTTGCCTTATTCATCTTTGGAGATTCAGTATTTGATGCtagaaataataattatatcaaCACCATTACTGATTACCAAGCAAATTATGAGCCATATGGGGAGAACTTTTTCAAGTACTCTACTGGGAGATTTTCAGATGGCCGTATAATTCCAGATTTTATTG CTGAGTTTGCAAATTTGCTGTTCATTACACCATATCTACATCCTGGTTATCATCGATATACTGATGGGGCAAACTTCGCATCTGCAGGAGCTGGTGCTCTTGCTGAAACTCACCAAGAAATG GTGATAGATCTAAAATCTCAACTGAATAATTTCAAGAACTTGGAGAGTCTGTTGAGCAAAGAACTCGGAGATGCAgaagcaaaaaaattattgttcaaaGCTGTATACATCATTAACATGGGGAGTAATGATTATGCAGTCCCTTTCACTAGGAATTCTAGCATTTTTCAATCCTACACTCCAGAAGAATACGTAGACATGGTGATCATCAATTTAACATTTGTGATCGaa GAAATATATAAGAAAGGAGGAAGGAAATTTGGGTTTCCAAACTTGCCGCCATTGGGTTGTTTACCATTAGCAAGAGCACTAATTCCAGGAAACACAGGTGCATGCAAGCAGGAACTTACAGCCCTAGCAATATTGCACAATAAAGCACTCTCTGAAGTCCTCCAGAAGCTAGAGAATGAGCTCAATGGATTCAAATATTCAATAACCGATACCTACACTATTCTTAGTGAAAGAATAAATAGCCCTTTGAAATATG GTTTCAAGGAAgggaatattgcatgttgtggaATTGGTCCATACAAAGGAATAAATAGTTGTGGAGGGAAGAGATCAGTTAAAGAGTATGAATTATGTAAGAACGCTAGTGAATATTTGTTCTTTGACACTGGTCATATTTCCGAAAAGGCCTACCAGCAATTCGCAGAGCAAATGTGGAGTGGAACTCTCAATGTCACAGGACCTTACAATCTTAAAGAATTGTTTGAAT ATATCAAATCGGTTGTTCATAGTTACATTCCTCACCGGTGCCAAAAGCAGAAAATGTCAGGTGCAAATAATGAGAATATAAAGGAGCAGGAGCTTACTGAGAATACTGTAAAAAATCAAGTTGATGGTGACAGTTCCGTGAAACTCGAGTATTAA